The region TACCGCATATCTTGCAGTCACTGTTGCCTTGATATGCTTCATACATTTCAGTCGCTTTAAATGCTTCAGGATTCCATTTTTTCTCTTGGGCGACTGCCAAGACGTTTTGTGACTTATGAATCTTCTCGGTTTCAAGTTTATAAAACATCTCTTCTGCTGTCTTAAAAAAACTGTAGACCTTAAATTCTTCCCTAAATCCTTCAATAGGCATCCATGACATCAAAAAAGAAAACTGATTAAAATATGTTTTGTGTATTTCCTCTTCAATTTCCGTTTTGACTCTTTGCAGAATATTGTCTGCCCCTTTAATATTTGGAGCAAGCAATAGAAATTTTCCACCAGTAGAGAAAAGATTACACACAATGGGAAGGTCAAGGGCATGGAGTATCTTGTGGATGGTCACTTCAGAAAACAGGTAAATAAAGAATGAACGAGCCCTGAGTCTTTTTGAAGCACCGCCTGAGCCTCTGTTAGTAATATCGAAGATGTAATCCTGTATTCCGGAAAAGTCACCTCCAATTAAAATAAATTCTTCTGTTCTGCTCATACTTTTCAATTCTTCAATTGCTGCAATATGCCGTTTATATAAACATGCGGCAATTGCAGCGGATGACCTTAGATGATCATAGAGAGAAATATCCGAAACACCCGTCTTATATCTTGTATCACTTGGCACTGACCACATATACTCTTCGATAAGATTAAGCCATTTATTGAGCACATCATCAAAGTTCTTGAAACGAGAAAAATCAGGAATGCTGTTTTCAAATTGTTTAATAATCTCTAAAATCTCAGGTGCAGTCAAGTTATCAACAGGCTTTGGGAAACATGCCTTTGGGTTAAATTGATTAAGATTATATTTGCAGCTATTTTCCTCTAAAGCTTCTTTACTATTCAGGTTAATGTACGAAAATATTGAATCCAGAGGCAAAGTTCTGTTTGCCCAAGCATTTTCCGTATCTCTTTCTGCACAGGAGTAACTATCCGCACGCCTGACAACAGTTATTAATTTCCATAATCTTTTCCTTTGTTCTTCTGATCTATCAAGGAAGTAAGGATCATTTAATGTAGTTTCTTTTTTAATCTTGGTATCGTGATATTGCACAAGCATCCTAATAAGTTCAATGTCATAAAGATTGTCGTTCTTTAGAATTCTCAAGAACTTATTAATAAATTTCGCCGAAGCAGCTTCATGGCTATCACTGTATTTATAGTCATCGTTTCCTCTATGCAACAACTTCCCCACGTCATGCAACAACGCCCCAAGGACAACCGAATTATATTCTTTTACATCAAATTCCATTATCACGCCTCTCCATAATCAATTCCACCCCACCCGTCCAAACCGGCGTCAACGCCTTCAACCTGAATTCTATATCTACTCCTCCCTTCCCCACACCCCCGACGAGTCGGTATTCAATATCATGCAATAATGCCCCCGGTATTACTGTCTGGTATTCTCGCTGGTTAAATCCGGTCATTCATTCCCTCCATTGTCTAATCCCCTGACAAATACAGTGAAAGATTTTAGTGTAAAGATTTCAGTGACATTTAAAACAGCGCTCAGGTATCATGTTACCCTCTTTGTTACCCTTTTTAGCGGTTCTTTCTTATATAATTGCCTGAGTTAAAGCTTTCCTTCCTTTAACATCTCCCTTATTCTCTTTGCCTTCTCCGGCATTGTCTTGTGGAAGAATTCCATCTGGGTTTCAAGCCACCTCAGCTTTTCTTTTACGGGTTTCTTCCTGTATGCCTCGATCTCATCCTTGGTCTTGTAATAGAGTAACGGCTCAGTCTTCATCTCCCCCCCTTACTCTTCATCTCCCCCCCTTACATCATACACCTTTTTGAAATCTAATGGTGCCTCAACAACCACATCGAGAAGAAAAAAAGGGATTTTTGGGTCATAGATACTGAAAAACATCCTCCCTTGATTCCTTTCAGCCATCATTCTTTAGAATTTCAGAAAACTCATAAATAACTTCCAACGCGCACCCGGCCCCCCTCCTTGTGGGGTCACCCCTGCGATAAAAAGGGCATAATCAAATCCAGACTATAGAGACTTTCCCTTCAAGTTTCCTGAACTCCGGATCTCCTGTAACTATGGAGGCATCCTCTCTTATAGCAGTGGCTGCTGCAAAGCAGTCGGCATAGGATATAGAGTATTCACTCTTTATTTTTGCAGCCTCAAGCACGTCGGTGAGTGTATTTGCGATATTTCTAATGGGCAGATTAGGGAATATAACATCCATGAAATACCCTGCCTGCTCTATTCCCCTTTCCCTTGCAAGGATGTAAAAGGTCTCTCCGAGGTTAATATCATTAACCAGCAGGGGTGTAACATCCGATGAGAGCAAGGCTTTTACTTTTTCATAACCTTTTTCTCTTTTTAGGTATGTTAGGAGTGCGTAAGAATCGAGCAGCCTTTTCTTCTTCACGTTTAAGATCCTCCTTTCTTTCCCTTAACAGGGCCTTTGTAAGAGAGGTGCCTTCTCTGAAGATGCCGCAAAAATACTCAACCGGCTCTTCAGGCAACGGACGTATCTCGATGTGGTCATCGACAACTTCAACTATGACCTTTGAGCCTTGCTTTATACCGAGTTTTTCTCTTTCCTGCTTAGGGATAACAACCTGCCCTTTAGTCGAGGTTTTCACAATAGCCATGGGGTAGAACCTCCTTTTAATAGTTCAACTGATTATATATAGTTTAACAGGTTGTTTCCTGTTAGTCAAAGACGTTGAATTATCTCATACATTTAAATACAGTGACAGATTTTAGTGTCAAGATTTCAGTGTTTTTTTCTATCATCTATTCACTAACATCTCTCACTATCCCGTACTTGCCCAGCCCGAAACTCGTCCCCTTTCCAACATGAAGGACCTCCCCGGCCCTGATTAAATCCATAAACGGCTGTATATCGCCCTCGAATGCTATCTCTCCTGTAAAGCCTCCCATCTTCATGCGTGAGTCCTGCCTTGCCGAATACCTCTCCCAGTCATGCCACCTCAGTGCCCGGTCCGATACCTTGACCTCTTGGGCCTTTTTGATTATTCCCTTGAAATCCCACACAGAGGGGTCACTGTTGCAGTGGAAGTAGGAAAGGAGAGAGAGCCTCCTCATGAGGTTACGTATCAGGATATGGAATTCGAGGTCGATGGTGAGGTGGCCATTGTACACAATCCTTGCGGGTGTCTCGAAGGAGAGTGTGAGATGTGAGTGAGGAGATTCAGGTGAGGAATCAGAATGATTAAAGGATATTGAAAACGATTGGGGGATAAATGTTTTGAGGGTCTTGGTTTTGGAGTCATAGATGATCCCGGATGTTTCCAAATCCCCCCTGCCCCCCTTTGCCAAAGCGGGGATTGTCTTCACCGTCATCAGCTCATACTTTGCCTTGCCTTTGCCGAGCCCTATCCTGCCAAGCTCGTCAAAGGTGTATATGAAATAGGGAAGGTAATCTATTGCCCTGCCTATAAGGGTAAGGCCGAAGGTGATCTCGTCTCCGGGTTTGTAGCCCCTGCGGCGTTCAGGTGGTGGCTCGATAACGAACGGATGTGGGGCTGCCCTGTACTTGCGCATTATTTTTGTGTCCGGGGGTGGAGGGGTCTCGAAGATATAGGAATAAACACATCTCTCTTTCAGTATGCAGGCAGGACATTCCTTGCTTTTTATGGCGCAGACCACCCGCCTGAAGGCATGGCCGAAACCTCCCCTCAGGGTGGAGCCCTTGTAGGAAGGCAGGATCATCGGCTCCAGCGGTCTTACTTTAAAGCTGAAAGCTGCGGTCTTGATTTGCGTGACAGCCCCCTCGTGTCAATATACGGATTGTCCGGACACAGCAGGATTCTATCAGAAACGTTCCTGTTTTACAAGTTTTATCTGAGCGTCTGAAACAAACACAGACATAAAACGGTAGTCAAGCGCCTTCAATCACCGCGGTCTACCCTGGAGAGGCTATTGAAAAACTCCTTAATTGTCACCCCTGCAACAAGTCAGGGCAGGCCTTATAAGTGTTAGGCACCTGTCTTTTCCATTTGTAAAAAAGAAACTTCTGAAAGGTTAGCTTTTTCTTTAGCATGTTCAATGGTCATACTTACGAGATTGCCCTTTTCATCCAAGTCAATGTAGAGGTTTTCAGATATTTCTTTTGTCTCAACAACAGGAATATTTGAAAACTCAATCAACGCTGTGTCTGTATCCGGGAAATACCGAATTTTCATTTTTCTTTTCCCTCCTTGATGATTGCCCTATCTGGACGTTGTCTGATAAATAAAAAGTATTGGGTACATTTCATGACTGTATTTTACCATTTTTTCAGCTTAACGTTTGAAAACAGCAACGGTAGTAGCAGGCTACATGCTTTATGCCAAGCATCTGTGTATAAGTTACAGTTATTTGTCATTCCCGCAATCCCGAACGCATTTGGAAGTCGGGAATCCTTACTTAAAGACAGATTCCGGACAAGCCGGAATGACAGGCATACATAATGAGTTTATACACAGACCCTGTGTGAAGCTCCCCGACCAAAGGTCGGGGCATTCAGCCGGCATCCTCGTAATTCAAAACCATTGGAGCGGATCCATTTTATAGTAGAGTTTTAATTCCTCGTAGAGTTCGGGATGCTTTTTGTTGAGCTTTGCCGGCTTTTTGAAAAATGCCTCGGTGATCACCGCAAAAAACTCCGCCGGATTGGTAGCTCCGTAGGAGTCTATCACATCCTTGTGATGCTTTTTCACCTTTTCAACGAGTTCTCCGTACTCACTGCTCAGGATCCTCGCCCAGGCAACGTAACTGGATCCTTGCTCGAGAATCGGTGCGCCGTCGGACCTGCCGTCCTCCTGATCCAGTTGGTGGGAGAATTCATGCAGAACGACATTGTGCCCGTCCCTGATATCCAGGGACTCCTCTTTGACGTGATCCCAGGCCAGCACCAGTTCGCCGCTGTTCCATGACTCGCCGAGCCTGGCGCTGTCCGACTGAACGGGGACCCCTCCGATAAAGGATGTCTGCCTGGCAACGTAGGCCCCGGGATAGACGAGTATGGTTTTCAGCTTGGGATAAAAAGTGGGGTTCCCCTTCAACAACAGCAGGCATGCCTGCGCTGCTATGGTCACCTTCATTGCCTCGGTAAGCTGGAGTCCGCCGCAGCCCTCGAATTTCTTTTCATTCAGAAACACATTTATGTAGCCGTGAAGCGGCTTCCTGAGATCCTCGGGAAGGTGTTGATAAAGGGCCACGTTTTTCCGGAGTATATCCTCCCACTCCCGAGGAAACGGCTGCTTCATCAGCCGTTGACGTCCGGCGTTGCGCAGATGTTGTCTGCCAATGACAAAGGCCGTGACCAGGACGACAAGCGCCAGGATAAAAAATACGGGGCCACCCAACGGACTATCCCGCCCCTGTGTGTACCCGGCCCTGAGTCCCGGTGAATATAGTCTTGTTTTGTATCATAGTCCGAAAAATATTATAGCAGAATACAACGGCTGCCGGTACGTGATGCCGGTGGAGGTAAGATCGATCAAATCCGGAGGCGCTCCTCTGTTAAACAGCCCCGTAAAACAGGTCCTTGCCGGCGTGGGGAAACCCGTGGGGGGTGCCTGCGATTGAAGCTTTAAATTTCATGCCTCAATCATGTAAAATATAATACTTTCCGGCCCTAATCTTAACGAAGTGAAAGGAGGCATCCATGGGGTTCGTAAGCGGTCTGAAATGCAGGGAATGCGGCAGGGAATACAATATTGCGCCCATATATGTCTGTGAATTCTGTTTCGGTCCACTTGAGACCGTATATAACTACAGAAAGATAAGAAAGGCAATGACGCGCAAGAAGATAGAGAAAAGGGATGAAAACCTCTGGCGCTACAGGGAGTTGCTCCCGATTGAAGGAGAGCCCCAGGTTGGGTTGAATTCGGGATTTACTCCCCTTGTCAAGGCGGATAATCTTGCAGAGGAGTTTGGTGTCAGGGAACTGTATGTTAAGGACGATACCGTTGCCCACCCTACCCTCTCATTCAAGGACAGGGTCGTTGCCGTGGCGCTGACCAAGGCAAAGGAGTTTGGTTTTGACACGGTCGCCTGCGCTTCGACGGGCAACCTCGCCCATTCGGTTTCGGCGCATGGAGCAAAGGCCGGGTTCAACCGCTTCATATTTATACCGGCAACACTCGAGGCAAGCAAGATAGTGGCTTCCCTTATTTTCGAGCCAAATCTTATTGCGGTCGATGGAAATTACGACGACGTAAACAGACTCTGCAGCGAGATTGCCAACAAATACAACTGGGCCTTTGTGAATATCAACATACGGCCCTTTTATGCCGAGGGGTCGAAGACCATAGGCTTCGAGATCGCAGAGCAGCTTGGCTGGAAGGCGCCGGATAATGTGGTTGTCCCCTGTGCAAGCGGGTCGCTTCTGACAAAGGTCGGAAAGGCATTCAAGGAGTTACAGAAGGTGGGACTACTGAAGTCCTCGGACACAAGGGTATTTGCCGCACAGGCCCATGGGTGTAATCCCATCGTCACCGCGATCAAGAACAACACCGACGTCATACGCCCGATCAAGCCCGACACCGTTGCCAAATCCCTCGCAATAGGCAACCCGGCCGACGGGTTCTATGCCTACAAGGTGGTTAAAAACTCCGGGGGTTACGGTGAAGAGGTCACCGACGATGAGATCATAGAGGGAATGAAGACCCTTGCAAGGACAGAGGGCATCTTTGCTGAAACCGCAGGTGGAGTTACGGTGGCGGTGACCAGGAAACTGATTCAGCAGGGATACATCGGGAAGAACGATGTAACGGTGCTCTGCGTTACCGGCAACGGGATGAAGACGCAGGAGGCTCTTCAGGGAAAGATGAAAGAGCCTCACTACATCAAACCCAGGCTCGAGGCCTTCGAGGATGTCCTCAGGAAGCTCTGATAAATGAACTTTGTATGTGAACTACCCTGCTGTAGAGACCGCAGGGCGTCTGAAAATTGTGTCTTTATTTTTGGTGTCATTCCCGACAAGCGGGAATCCTTATTTAAAGAACGATTCCGGACAAGCCGGAATGACGGAAAAAGGGACGATTCCTCGAACGCTTTCGAGGAATGACGGAAATAATGACAACTGTTCGACTTTATACAGTCATTTGTCATTCCCGCATGCGAAGCACGTCGGGAATCCTTCTTAAAGACAGATTCCGGACAAGCCGGAATGACGGAAAAAGGGACGATTCCCCGAACGCTTTCGGGGAATGACGGAAATAATGACGGAAATATGGAACTGCGGCAGAGACCGCAGGGTGTTATATTTAAATAAAACAATTTGAAAGGGGGTTTTATATGGCTGTAAAGGTAAAAATTCCAACCCCTCTTCAGAGGCTTACAAACGGCCGGGAAGAGGTGGAAGCAGCACCGGGTAAGGTTATCGATCTGATCAACGACCTCGATTCCCGTTATCCCGGGATCGGTGAGAGGATCTCTGAGGACGGAAAGGTCAGGAGATTCGTGAATATCTACGTCAATGATGAGGATATCCGGTTCCTGCAGGCAGAGGAGACCAAGGTAAAGGACGGTGACGAGGTCTCCATAGTCCCTGCAATAGCAGGAGGAAGGGGGGGCTATGACACGCAGGGTTAAATTGACATTTCCCCAGCATCTCATCAAGGAACCGGTCATCTTCACAATGGCAAAAAAGTTCAATATCATGCCCAATATCAGAAGGGCCCGTGTTACTGAAACGGTTGGCGAGATGGTGCTCGAGCTGGAAGGTACGGAAG is a window of bacterium BMS3Abin08 DNA encoding:
- the thrC_2 gene encoding threonine synthase; this translates as MGFVSGLKCRECGREYNIAPIYVCEFCFGPLETVYNYRKIRKAMTRKKIEKRDENLWRYRELLPIEGEPQVGLNSGFTPLVKADNLAEEFGVRELYVKDDTVAHPTLSFKDRVVAVALTKAKEFGFDTVACASTGNLAHSVSAHGAKAGFNRFIFIPATLEASKIVASLIFEPNLIAVDGNYDDVNRLCSEIANKYNWAFVNINIRPFYAEGSKTIGFEIAEQLGWKAPDNVVVPCASGSLLTKVGKAFKELQKVGLLKSSDTRVFAAQAHGCNPIVTAIKNNTDVIRPIKPDTVAKSLAIGNPADGFYAYKVVKNSGGYGEEVTDDEIIEGMKTLARTEGIFAETAGGVTVAVTRKLIQQGYIGKNDVTVLCVTGNGMKTQEALQGKMKEPHYIKPRLEAFEDVLRKL
- the vapC gene encoding tRNA(fMet)-specific endonuclease VapC; protein product: MLSSDVTPLLVNDINLGETFYILARERGIEQAGYFMDVIFPNLPIRNIANTLTDVLEAAKIKSEYSISYADCFAAATAIREDASIVTGDPEFRKLEGKVSIVWI
- the cysO gene encoding sulfur carrier protein CysO; this encodes MAVKVKIPTPLQRLTNGREEVEAAPGKVIDLINDLDSRYPGIGERISEDGKVRRFVNIYVNDEDIRFLQAEETKVKDGDEVSIVPAIAGGRGGYDTQG
- the mtfA gene encoding protein MtfA — protein: MGGPVFFILALVVLVTAFVIGRQHLRNAGRQRLMKQPFPREWEDILRKNVALYQHLPEDLRKPLHGYINVFLNEKKFEGCGGLQLTEAMKVTIAAQACLLLLKGNPTFYPKLKTILVYPGAYVARQTSFIGGVPVQSDSARLGESWNSGELVLAWDHVKEESLDIRDGHNVVLHEFSHQLDQEDGRSDGAPILEQGSSYVAWARILSSEYGELVEKVKKHHKDVIDSYGATNPAEFFAVITEAFFKKPAKLNKKHPELYEELKLYYKMDPLQWF
- a CDS encoding spoVT / AbrB like domain protein, with translation MAIVKTSTKGQVVIPKQEREKLGIKQGSKVIVEVVDDHIEIRPLPEEPVEYFCGIFREGTSLTKALLRERKEDLKREEEKAARFLRTPNIPKKRKRL
- a CDS encoding DL-methionine transporter ATP-binding subunit; the encoded protein is MTRRVKLTFPQHLIKEPVIFTMAKKFNIMPNIRRARVTETVGEMVLELEGTEEDLDKGIQTLRDQGVVVELIEGEFIE